TTTCCCGGGCTGTTCACGCCGACCGGCCTGCTCGGCGCCCGCGACCAGACCACCGCCTGGCTGTACCTGTTCTGGCACGGCGGCTTTCCGCTCGCGGTCGCCGCGTACGCGCTGCTGCGCGCGACGTCGCGTACACCGGGCCCGATCCCGGCCCCGCAGCGCCGCGCGGCGATTCCGGTGATGCTGTGCATCGCGGCCGCAGTCGGCGCGACGGTCGCGCTCGCGCTGCTCGCGACGGCCGGCCACGACCTGCTGCCGCGCATCATGAACGGCAACCGGATGGCCGCGACGATGACGAACGCGATCACGATCGTCTGGGGGCTGAACCTGGTCGCGCTGATGCTGATGTGGCAGCGGCGGCGACGCCATTCCGTGCTCGACCTGTGGGTGATGACGGTGCTCGTCGCGTGGCTGTTCGACATCGCGCTGTCGTCGATGCTCAATCACGGGCGCTACGATCTCGGCTTCTACGCGGGGCGCGCGTACGGCCTCGTCGCCTCCGGCGTCGTGCTGTTCGCGATGCTGTTCGAGAACGGCCGGCTGCATGCGCAGACGGTGCGCGCGCTGGCCGGCGCGCGCTACCAGCATCTGCTCGTCGTGCAGAAGAGCGCGCAGCTGAACGACGCGAACGAACGGCTCGAACAGCGCGTCGCCGCGCGCACCGCGCAACTGAGCGCGTCGAACCGCGACCTGCGACGCGAAGTCGAGGACCGCGTGCGCGCCGAGCGGGCGCTACAGGCGTCGCGCGAGGAGCTGCGCGAGATCGCCGCGATCAGCGCGAGCGCACGCGAGGCCGAGCAGCGCCGCATCGCACGCGAGCTGCACGACGAACTCGCGCAGACCCTCGCGACGCTGAAGAACGATCTCGAATGGCTGATCGACCGCGTGCCGCAGGACGATGCGCAACTGGCGCGCAAGATCGCGGCGATGCACGCGCTTGCGCGCGGTGCGGTAGCCGCGACACGCCGCATCGCATCGGACCTGCGCCCGCTGATGCTCGACGATCTCGGCTTCGCCGCGGCCATGCAATGGCTCGTGGAGGATTTCCGGCACCGTCACGGCATCGCATGCGCGCTGCATGTCGACCCGCCGGAGCTGCAACTCGACGAGCCTTACGCGACGGCGGTGTTCCGCATCGCGCAGGAAGCGCTCGCGAACGTCGCGCGGCACGCGGCCGCGTCGCATGCGACCGTCGAACTCGTGCATGCGAACCATGCGATCGAACTGACGATTCGTGATGACGGCGCGGGATTCGATCCAGGCGTGCCACGCAAGTCGGGATCGTTCGGGCTGGTGGGGTTACGCGAGCGTGCGTATCTCGTCGGCGGTACGCTGCGGATCGCGACGACACTCGGCGAAGGAACGACGGTCGAGGTGGAGATTCCGCTGTCGCCTGCGCAGGTGACGGTCGCGCATGGCGGGGTTGGGGGCGCGCGCGGGTAGGAACCCGGCGAAGGCGGTGAGGTGGGTGCCGAACAGCGACGATCGGTGCCTGCCAGGTGACATACGCCCCTGATCCGCCGGCTTAATCGACGGCTTTCGTCGCGCGTGCCACTTCCAGCATGCGCTCGAGTTCCGCAAGGACGTGCGCGGCATCGAAGTATTCGCCGGTCCGCCGCGCCTCGTCGCGCGATGCCTGGCCACGTGTGACAAATTCGCGCTGCATGCGTCGGCGCGAACTGCCATCGCCCAACCTGTTCATCGTCGTCGTTTTCATTTCCCGTTCCATGAGCCACGCCTGCGACGCATCGTAACGGATCGACAGGATGCACAAAATTCCAGCCTCCTGACCACGACGCATGCGCTGCATGGTCATGCTCGGCCATCGGCCTGCCCAAGGCAACATTGCCCGCATGATT
This window of the Burkholderia lata genome carries:
- a CDS encoding sensor histidine kinase; its protein translation is MTAAFRFPPPDDDNPDASHLFMSSLPPGRRERRLALATVLISAVIFAALAPFAGRPLAPGAAFIPVYQSAIVVNDMVTAGLLLGQYAILRQRPLLVLAGGYLFTGFMAGTHMLTFPGLFTPTGLLGARDQTTAWLYLFWHGGFPLAVAAYALLRATSRTPGPIPAPQRRAAIPVMLCIAAAVGATVALALLATAGHDLLPRIMNGNRMAATMTNAITIVWGLNLVALMLMWQRRRRHSVLDLWVMTVLVAWLFDIALSSMLNHGRYDLGFYAGRAYGLVASGVVLFAMLFENGRLHAQTVRALAGARYQHLLVVQKSAQLNDANERLEQRVAARTAQLSASNRDLRREVEDRVRAERALQASREELREIAAISASAREAEQRRIARELHDELAQTLATLKNDLEWLIDRVPQDDAQLARKIAAMHALARGAVAATRRIASDLRPLMLDDLGFAAAMQWLVEDFRHRHGIACALHVDPPELQLDEPYATAVFRIAQEALANVARHAAASHATVELVHANHAIELTIRDDGAGFDPGVPRKSGSFGLVGLRERAYLVGGTLRIATTLGEGTTVEVEIPLSPAQVTVAHGGVGGARG
- a CDS encoding prevent-host-death protein, which codes for MTMQRMRRGQEAGILCILSIRYDASQAWLMEREMKTTTMNRLGDGSSRRRMQREFVTRGQASRDEARRTGEYFDAAHVLAELERMLEVARATKAVD